In the genome of Nakamurella alba, the window GCGCCCCCACCGCTGCCTGACCGGGCACCCGGGATTTCCCTGACATCCCGCCCATCCGTCGGACCCACCCCTCCGAACACCTCTGCACAGGCGTAGTGACCACCGGTCCGTCGGGCCGGGCAGACAACACGGAGGGGTGGACGGCGTGTCAGGAGACGACCGCAGAACGGCCATCGCGGTGGCGGCGGTGGAACTGGTGTCCGAGGAGGGCGTCCGCGCCCTGACCCATCGCAGCATCGACCGGCGGATGGGGCTGCCGGAGGGCTCGACCTCGTACTACATGCGCACCCGGCGTGCCCTGCTCAAGGGCATGGTCGAGGAGCTGTCCCGGCAGGGCGGCCGCGACTTCCAGGTGATGGCCGAGATGACCGAGCGCCGTGAAGGTCTCGGCCCGGACACCGTCGGGCTGTTCGCCGCCTCGGTGGTGGTGGCGACGCTGACGCAGCGGCGTGCCCAGGCCGCCGCCCGGATCGCGCTGGCCACCGAGCTGACCGCCGATCCCGAGCTGCACGCGCAGATCACCTCGCGCGCCCCGTCCCGGGAGCCGCTGCTGAACGTCGTCGGCGGCATGTTGTCCCGCCTCGGGGTGCGCGACGCCCGGCGCCGCGCGGCCGATCTGGTGGCGATGATGGACGGGATGATCTTCGACCGGATCGCCGGCGCCCGGATGAACGAGCCGTTCCGCGCCGGTGAGGTGCACCTGCAGCTCACCGACACCTTCGGTTCCTGGGTGCGCGGGCTGCTGGCCTCCGACGCCGCACACCGGCAGTCGACCGGCCATGCCCCGATCACCACCGGACCGACCCCGGTGGCCCGGACCCCGCACATCCCGGCCGCCCGCGCGGTGCGGTAGCCGCCCGGAGCCGTCAGCCGATGGTGCCGGTGCGCACCACCTCGCGGTACCAGAGCGCCGAGTCCTTCGGCGTCCGCAGCTGCGTGTCGTAGTCGACCCGGATGATGCCGAAACGCCTTTCGTAGCCGAACGACCACTCGAAGTTGTCCAGCAGCGACCAGACGAAGTAGCCGCGCAGGTCGATGCCCTGCTCCAGCGCGTCGAGCGCCGCGGTGAAGTGCCGGCGCAGGTAGTCGATCCGGTTCTCGTCGTGCACGGCGCCGTCCGGCGCCACCTCGTCGTCGAAGGCGGCGCCGTTCTCGGTGACCATCAGCGGGGTGTCCGGGAAGCGGCGGCCGATCCGGACCAGCAGGTCGCGGAAGGCGTCCGGGTCGATGTTCCAGCCCATCGCGGTGTACGGGCCGGGCTGCGGCAGGAACTCGACGTCCTCGCAGCCGACCCACGGGCTGCCCGCGCCGTCGCCGTGCCCGTCCGCCTGCTGGCGCTCGCCGGTGCCGTCGTAGAACCGGGCCCGGCTGGAGGAGTAGTAGTTCACCCCGAGGATCGACAGCGGGATGCGGATCAGCGCCAGGTCGCCGTCATGCACGAACGACCAGTCCGTGACATGAGAGGTGTTGTCCAGCAACGACTGCGGGTAGGCACCCTCGAGCATCGGGCCGAGGAACACCTCGTTGCCGACGTCGTCGATCTTCGCGACCGCCGCCCGGTCCGCCGCCGAGTCCGGGTCCACCGGGTGCGTCACGTGCAGGTTCAGCGTCACCGACACCTTGGTGTCCGCACCCAGCACCTCACGGACGGCGGCACCGGCCAGCCCATGCGCGAGGTTCAGGTGGTGCGCGGCGGCCAGGGCGGCGGCGCCGTCGGTGCGGCCGGGCGCGTGCACCCCGGAGGCGTACCCGAGATAGGCGGCGCACCAGGGTTCGTTGAGCGTGGTCCACACCGAGATGCGATCACCCAGCTCCTGCGCCATCCGGCGCGCGTACTCAGCGAACAGATAGGCGGTCTGCCGGTTGGTCCAGCCGCCCTCGTCCTCCAGCTCCTGCGGCAGGTCCCAGTGGTAGAGCGTGACGACCGGTTCGATGCCGGCCGCCAGCAGGGCGTCGACCAGCGTGGAGTAGAAGGCGATGCCCTCGGCGTTGAACTCCCCGCGGCCGCCCGGCTGCACCCGCGGCCAGGCGATGGAGAAGCGGTAGGCCTTCAGCCCGAGATCCTTGATGTGGCCGATGTCCTCGGCCCACCGGTGGTAGTGGTCGTCGGCGACGTCACCGGTGTCGCCGCCGAGCACCTTGCCCGGCGTGTGCGAGAACGTGTCCCAGATGGACGGTCCGCGGCCGCCCTCGGCGACGGCGCCCTCGATCTGGTACGACGCGGTGGCCGACCCCCAGGTGAAGTCCTCGGGGAAGCGGCGGGTCGGAGTGCTCATCGTCGGGTCCTTCGTCCTCGTCCCCGGCGGGCGCCGGTACGCCCGGCGCCGGACGCCGGGCCAGCGTAACGCTGCCGACCAGGATCCCTCCCAGGACGAGTCCCAGCCCGAGGAGCTGCCGGACCCCGAGGGTCTCGCCGGCCAGCAGCACCCCCAGCAGCACCCCGGTCACCGGGTTGAGCAGGCCGACGAGTCCGACCGTCGCCGCCGGCAGCCGGCGCAGTCCGGTGAACCAGCAGAGGAACGCCAGTGCGCCGGCAACGACCGCGACGTAGCCGAACGCCAAGATGCCCGCGGCGTCGGTGGACGGCGGGCCGCCCTCGACGAGGACGGCGACCGGGACCAGCACCAGACCGCCGGCCAGCAACTGCCAGGAGGTGCTGACCAGCACGTCGGTGTCGTCCCGCCAGCGCTTGGCCAGGATGTAACCGACGGACGACATCAGCATCGCGGCCACGGACGCCAGCACCCCGGTGATGCCGACACCGGTGGCACCGGAGAGCAGCAGCAGCGCCACCCCGACGATGCCGACCAGCGCACCGCACACCTGCCGCAGCCGCGGCCGCTCGCCGGCGAGACCCCAGGCCAGCAGCATCATGGCGACCGGCGAGGTGGCCATCACCGACGACGCGATGCTGGTCGGCAGCAGCTGTGAGGCGAGGTAGATGAGCGTGAAGAAGGCGCCGACGTTGAGCACTCCGAGCACCAGCGACTTCCACCACCAGCTGCCGTGCGGTCGCCGCGGGCGGATCGCCCAGAGCAGCAGACCGGCCGGCAGGGCGCGGAGTGCGGCCCCCCACAACGGATGTCCGGCCGGCAGGAAATGGTGGGTGACGTAGTAGTTGGACCCCCAGGCGATCGGCGCGACCGCCGTCACCAGGATCCAGCGGAATGTAGCTTCCATGGAAGCTACCGTAGCAGAGTATCTTCCTCGGAAGATACTCTGTCGGGGTGACCGTCCCGGAGAGCCCCGACCACGTCGCCCGCATCCAGGCCGCCTGGGCCCGGGAGCGACCCGACCTGGACGTGCGCGCCCAGGGGGTGATCGGCCGGCTGCACCGGGTCGGCGCCCATCTCACCGAGCGACTGT includes:
- a CDS encoding TetR/AcrR family transcriptional regulator — protein: MSGDDRRTAIAVAAVELVSEEGVRALTHRSIDRRMGLPEGSTSYYMRTRRALLKGMVEELSRQGGRDFQVMAEMTERREGLGPDTVGLFAASVVVATLTQRRAQAAARIALATELTADPELHAQITSRAPSREPLLNVVGGMLSRLGVRDARRRAADLVAMMDGMIFDRIAGARMNEPFRAGEVHLQLTDTFGSWVRGLLASDAAHRQSTGHAPITTGPTPVARTPHIPAARAVR
- a CDS encoding GH1 family beta-glucosidase translates to MEGAVAEGGRGPSIWDTFSHTPGKVLGGDTGDVADDHYHRWAEDIGHIKDLGLKAYRFSIAWPRVQPGGRGEFNAEGIAFYSTLVDALLAAGIEPVVTLYHWDLPQELEDEGGWTNRQTAYLFAEYARRMAQELGDRISVWTTLNEPWCAAYLGYASGVHAPGRTDGAAALAAAHHLNLAHGLAGAAVREVLGADTKVSVTLNLHVTHPVDPDSAADRAAVAKIDDVGNEVFLGPMLEGAYPQSLLDNTSHVTDWSFVHDGDLALIRIPLSILGVNYYSSSRARFYDGTGERQQADGHGDGAGSPWVGCEDVEFLPQPGPYTAMGWNIDPDAFRDLLVRIGRRFPDTPLMVTENGAAFDDEVAPDGAVHDENRIDYLRRHFTAALDALEQGIDLRGYFVWSLLDNFEWSFGYERRFGIIRVDYDTQLRTPKDSALWYREVVRTGTIG
- a CDS encoding DMT family transporter, whose translation is MEATFRWILVTAVAPIAWGSNYYVTHHFLPAGHPLWGAALRALPAGLLLWAIRPRRPHGSWWWKSLVLGVLNVGAFFTLIYLASQLLPTSIASSVMATSPVAMMLLAWGLAGERPRLRQVCGALVGIVGVALLLLSGATGVGITGVLASVAAMLMSSVGYILAKRWRDDTDVLVSTSWQLLAGGLVLVPVAVLVEGGPPSTDAAGILAFGYVAVVAGALAFLCWFTGLRRLPAATVGLVGLLNPVTGVLLGVLLAGETLGVRQLLGLGLVLGGILVGSVTLARRPAPGVPAPAGDEDEGPDDEHSDPPLPRGLHLGVGHRVVPDRGRRRRGRPRTVHLGHVLAHAGQGARRRHR